GAATCAGGCAAATGTAATTCATTTTTCAGTTAATTGCAGGAAAAATGATAGGGGACAGGAGTCAATGATGGCAAGAGGACATACAGCGATGCGGATTGCGACATTTTTGCTGAGTGCGGCAATGATCATTCCCCTATCGATCAACATACACAAGCTTGATATTTTTTCCACTCCGATCACGGAGCAACAACCAGAAAATCAGGAAGCATTTCTGCCAGCAGAGGTATCGGAACCTGAAAGTGAACCTGAATCCGATGGCGAACCTGAACCGGAAAGTGAACCGCCCGGGGAGGAAGAAAATCAGGAGCCGGATGCCACGGAGCCCGAGTCCGAGCCGGAAACCCAACCTGCCTCTGCACCACAACCGCAGCCACAACCGCCACCACAGCCACAACCACAACCCGAACAGGCTTTGCAGGTTATCCCTGATGGCAATTATTTGTTGGCGCTTGTCACCAAGGAAACGACTCTGAAAAAAGATTATGCCCCCGGTGACCTTGTGGGAATTCCCTCGTACATGAAACCTTCCAGGGCACTGTACTTGCGCGCCGAAGCGTTCAAGCATCTCGAAGAAATGTGGAACGCGGCCAATACCGATGGAGTGACGCTGGCGGTACTCTCCGC
Above is a window of Bacillota bacterium DNA encoding:
- a CDS encoding M15 family metallopeptidase encodes the protein MRIATFLLSAAMIIPLSINIHKLDIFSTPITEQQPENQEAFLPAEVSEPESEPESDGEPEPESEPPGEEENQEPDATEPESEPETQPASAPQPQPQPPPQPQPQPEQALQVIPDGNYLLALVTKETTLKKDYAPGDLVGIPSYMKPSRALYLRAEAFKHLEEMWNAANTDGVTLAVLSAYRSYSYQAQLFNNYARRHGEAEANRFSARPGQSEHQLGTTIDFGGSGSDWSASFGETAQGKWLANNAYLYGFAMSYPRGMEHVTGYIYEPWHYRYIGVEAAGEWKESGQPLCVYLEQKQ